One part of the Sporosarcina ureae genome encodes these proteins:
- a CDS encoding YlaN family protein encodes MDIEVQDTYKEQAMKQLQIDADKIAKLIKVQMDNLTMPQCPLYEEVLDTQMYGLSREIDFAVKLGLVEQDKGREIISVLEKELNILHELYTNK; translated from the coding sequence ATGGATATAGAAGTTCAAGATACGTATAAAGAACAAGCCATGAAACAATTGCAAATTGATGCGGATAAAATTGCAAAACTGATCAAAGTTCAAATGGATAATTTAACGATGCCGCAATGCCCACTATATGAGGAAGTGCTTGATACGCAAATGTACGGGTTATCCCGTGAGATTGATTTTGCTGTAAAGCTTGGTTTAGTCGAACAAGACAAAGGCCGTGAAATAATCTCTGTACTGGAAAAAGAGTTAAATATCTTACATGAACTGTATACAAATAAATAA
- the lpdA gene encoding dihydrolipoyl dehydrogenase, whose translation MVVGDFPIEVDTLVVGSGPGGYVAAIRAAQLGQKVTIVEKNTIGGVCLNVGCIPSKAMISVGHRFVAAKNSDSMGITAQSVELDFSKAQKFKESVVSKLTGGVSGLLKGNNVETVEGEAYFVDANTVRVMTDKSAQTYKFNNVIIATGARPVEISSFKFTDRVINSTGALNLKELPKKLVVVGGGYIGTELGSAYANLGSEVTILEGADDILAGFEKQMTQIVKKGLKKKGVEVVVKASAKGVEETKDGVVVTYEAKGEEVKVEADYVLVTVGRRPNTDEIGLEGLGLNMTDRGLIEVDKQCRTNIPNVYAIGDIVAGPQLAHKASYEAKIAAEAISGEKSEVDYMAIPAVCFTDPELATVGLNEKQAKDEGYDVVTGKFPFAANGRALSLDATEGFVKLVGRKEDGLLLGAQIVGENASDMIAELGLAIEAGMTLEDISMTIHAHPTLGEISMEAAEVALGKPIHMMTK comes from the coding sequence ATGGTAGTAGGAGATTTTCCAATTGAAGTAGACACGCTCGTAGTTGGTTCAGGTCCCGGAGGTTATGTTGCAGCAATTCGCGCAGCACAACTCGGTCAAAAAGTAACAATTGTAGAAAAAAATACAATCGGTGGCGTATGTTTAAACGTTGGTTGTATTCCTTCTAAAGCTATGATTTCTGTTGGACATCGTTTTGTGGCTGCTAAGAACTCTGATTCTATGGGAATTACTGCACAATCTGTCGAATTAGATTTCTCGAAAGCTCAGAAGTTTAAAGAGAGCGTTGTTTCCAAATTAACAGGTGGCGTATCAGGATTGTTAAAAGGTAATAATGTAGAGACAGTTGAAGGGGAAGCATATTTCGTAGATGCTAACACTGTACGTGTCATGACAGATAAATCTGCACAAACGTATAAATTCAACAATGTCATTATCGCAACTGGTGCACGTCCAGTTGAAATTTCTTCTTTCAAATTTACTGATCGCGTAATCAATTCTACTGGCGCTTTAAATTTAAAAGAATTGCCGAAAAAGCTTGTCGTTGTTGGTGGCGGTTATATCGGTACAGAACTAGGGTCAGCTTATGCGAATCTAGGTTCTGAAGTAACCATTCTTGAAGGTGCAGACGATATTCTTGCAGGTTTCGAGAAACAAATGACTCAAATCGTCAAAAAAGGCTTAAAGAAAAAAGGCGTTGAAGTAGTTGTTAAAGCATCTGCTAAGGGCGTTGAAGAAACAAAAGATGGCGTCGTAGTAACATACGAAGCTAAAGGTGAAGAAGTGAAAGTTGAAGCGGACTACGTTTTAGTAACTGTAGGTCGTCGTCCAAATACAGATGAAATCGGCTTGGAAGGTCTTGGCTTGAACATGACTGACCGTGGTTTGATCGAAGTGGACAAGCAGTGCCGCACAAACATCCCGAATGTATACGCAATCGGTGATATCGTAGCTGGACCACAGCTTGCACACAAAGCATCTTATGAGGCGAAAATTGCAGCAGAAGCTATTTCTGGAGAAAAATCTGAAGTTGATTATATGGCTATTCCAGCTGTATGCTTCACAGATCCAGAACTTGCTACGGTTGGCTTAAACGAAAAGCAAGCAAAAGACGAAGGATACGATGTTGTGACTGGTAAATTCCCGTTTGCAGCAAACGGACGTGCTCTTTCATTGGATGCTACAGAAGGTTTCGTGAAGCTTGTTGGCCGTAAAGAAGATGGCTTATTACTTGGTGCACAAATCGTTGGTGAAAATGCTTCTGATATGATTGCAGAGCTAGGACTAGCGATTGAAGCGGGTATGACTCTTGAAGATATTTCTATGACGATCCATGCTCACCCTACTTTAGGTGAGATTTCCATGGAAGCAGCAGAAGTAGCTCTTGGTAAGCCGATTCATATGATGACGAAATAA
- a CDS encoding YlaI family protein, whose amino-acid sequence MRVKCVLCDEIDHLEDDNPLAKKLRNRPIHTYMCPTCRERISDLTEKRIATGNFVFYRSSHLTEKDF is encoded by the coding sequence ATGCGCGTTAAATGTGTCCTTTGTGACGAAATCGATCATTTAGAAGATGATAATCCACTTGCTAAGAAACTGAGAAATCGGCCTATTCATACGTATATGTGCCCTACTTGCAGGGAGCGGATTAGCGATTTGACAGAGAAACGAATTGCAACCGGTAACTTTGTTTTTTATCGCAGCTCACATCTTACAGAAAAAGATTTTTAA
- a CDS encoding YlaH-like family protein, whose translation MRVEDSEMVYNRMSGTARMIYEFAPSFSAAGYILFALVFIMSAIVYKLGFARKISFWQNFIIYAFLFIGCLILTFLAFFLPIVEGLFVAAAILIIYRVRRMNEHKKDSVTQ comes from the coding sequence ATGAGAGTAGAGGATTCAGAAATGGTCTATAATCGAATGTCGGGCACTGCGCGCATGATCTATGAATTTGCGCCGAGTTTCTCGGCTGCCGGCTATATTCTGTTCGCCCTCGTTTTCATCATGTCTGCTATTGTGTATAAGCTTGGATTTGCGAGAAAGATCAGTTTTTGGCAGAACTTTATCATATATGCATTCCTCTTTATAGGATGCTTAATATTGACATTTTTAGCCTTCTTCCTTCCTATCGTGGAAGGACTGTTCGTAGCTGCTGCCATTCTCATTATCTATCGAGTTCGTCGCATGAATGAACACAAAAAAGACTCCGTTACTCAGTAA
- a CDS encoding YlaF family protein: MKDIKWIFVIYSLGAVLSMSAIGVGVGMRSILVVILAIVALILIMGNGFKTKARMRREGTL, from the coding sequence TTGAAAGACATTAAGTGGATTTTCGTAATTTATTCACTGGGCGCCGTACTTTCCATGTCTGCAATAGGTGTCGGAGTAGGTATGCGTAGCATACTAGTTGTCATTCTGGCCATTGTCGCTCTAATTTTAATAATGGGTAACGGATTCAAAACAAAAGCACGTATGCGTAGGGAAGGCACGCTTTAA
- the typA gene encoding translational GTPase TypA, with protein sequence MTNERTDLRNIAIIAHVDHGKTTLVDQLLKQSGIFRSNEHVDDRAMDSNELERERGITILAKNTAIEYNDTKINILDTPGHADFGGEVERILRMVDGVILVVDAFEGCMPQTRFVLKKALETNLKPIVVVNKIDREFARPEEVVDEVLELFIELDANDEQLEFPVVYASGFNGTASLSPDPETQEDTLRVLYESILKNIPSPIDNRDEPLQFQVSLLDYNDYVGRIGIGRIFRGTMKVGESVAVLKRDGSVKTLRVTKLYGFMGLKRVEVQEAYSGDLVAVSGMGDIDVGETVCPTDHQEALPELHIDEPTLQMRFLVNNSPFAGREGKWVTARKIQERLDQQLETDVSLRVEPTDSPDEWIVSGRGELHLSILIENMRREGFELQVSKPQVIIREIDGKRSEPYERVQIDVPEEHTGSIIESIGERKGEMLDMINNGNGQVRLIFLVPARGLIGYTTDFLTLTRGYGILNHTFDSYKPVTTGKIGGRRHGVLVSMENGTVTGYGVMQLEDRGTMFVETGAEIYAGMVVGESNRDSDLTINLTKIKHATNVRSATKDQTVTTKKPRILSLEEALQYIGDDEYCEVTPQTIRLRKKVLDKSERERVNKKKKLGE encoded by the coding sequence ATGACAAACGAACGTACTGATCTTAGAAATATTGCAATTATTGCCCACGTAGACCATGGTAAAACGACATTAGTCGATCAATTACTTAAACAATCCGGTATTTTCCGTTCGAACGAGCACGTTGATGACCGCGCAATGGACTCAAACGAATTAGAGCGTGAGCGAGGAATTACGATTCTAGCTAAAAACACGGCTATTGAATATAATGACACAAAAATCAACATCTTGGATACACCAGGTCACGCTGACTTTGGTGGCGAAGTAGAACGAATCTTGCGCATGGTTGATGGCGTAATTTTAGTTGTTGACGCATTCGAAGGCTGTATGCCACAAACTCGTTTCGTATTGAAAAAAGCTTTGGAAACAAACTTGAAGCCAATTGTTGTTGTAAATAAAATTGACCGTGAGTTTGCAAGACCAGAAGAAGTAGTAGACGAAGTACTTGAATTATTCATTGAGCTTGATGCAAATGATGAGCAATTGGAATTCCCAGTTGTTTATGCTTCAGGATTCAACGGTACAGCAAGTCTTTCTCCTGATCCTGAAACACAAGAAGACACATTACGTGTTCTTTATGAGTCAATTCTTAAAAACATTCCATCACCAATCGACAATCGTGACGAACCACTTCAGTTCCAAGTATCACTACTTGATTACAACGACTATGTTGGTCGTATCGGAATCGGTCGTATTTTCCGTGGAACGATGAAAGTTGGAGAGTCAGTTGCTGTTCTTAAGCGTGATGGTTCTGTAAAGACTTTGCGTGTAACAAAATTATACGGATTCATGGGCTTGAAAAGAGTCGAAGTACAAGAAGCATATTCTGGTGACTTGGTAGCTGTTTCTGGAATGGGCGATATTGATGTCGGCGAGACAGTATGTCCAACTGATCATCAAGAAGCACTTCCTGAGCTTCATATTGATGAGCCGACACTGCAAATGCGTTTCCTAGTGAACAACAGTCCATTCGCAGGCCGCGAAGGTAAATGGGTAACGGCACGTAAGATTCAAGAACGTTTGGATCAACAGCTTGAGACTGATGTTTCATTGCGAGTAGAACCAACAGATTCTCCGGACGAATGGATTGTATCTGGACGTGGAGAACTTCACTTGTCTATTCTCATTGAAAACATGCGTCGTGAAGGATTCGAACTTCAAGTGTCCAAACCTCAAGTAATCATCCGTGAAATCGATGGTAAGCGTAGCGAGCCTTATGAGCGCGTTCAAATTGATGTACCGGAAGAACACACTGGATCTATCATCGAATCTATCGGTGAGCGTAAAGGTGAAATGTTGGATATGATCAATAACGGTAACGGACAAGTGCGTTTAATCTTCTTGGTACCGGCTCGTGGATTGATTGGTTACACTACAGATTTCCTTACGTTAACACGTGGATATGGAATCCTGAACCACACGTTTGATAGCTATAAGCCAGTCACTACAGGTAAAATCGGTGGCAGACGTCACGGTGTTCTAGTTTCAATGGAGAACGGTACTGTAACGGGTTACGGTGTAATGCAATTAGAAGACCGCGGAACTATGTTTGTAGAAACAGGAGCGGAAATCTATGCAGGTATGGTAGTTGGAGAAAGTAATCGTGATAGCGACTTGACAATCAACTTAACGAAAATCAAGCACGCTACTAACGTTCGTTCTGCTACGAAAGACCAAACAGTTACAACGAAAAAACCACGTATTTTATCGCTTGAAGAAGCACTACAATACATTGGTGATGACGAGTACTGTGAAGTTACACCACAAACAATTCGTTTGCGCAAGAAAGTTCTCGATAAGAGTGAACGCGAACGTGTAAACAAAAAGAAAAAACTTGGCGAATAA
- a CDS encoding NAD(P)H-dependent flavin oxidoreductase: MWKTRVTELFGIQYPIVQGGLAYLAYADLAAAVSEAGGLGQITAMSLPSPEALKEEIRRVRQKTTKPFSVNFAIGNHGRSYEAMVEAALEEDINIISVTGGNPAPLFEMLKGTDVKKLVLVAARRQAQKAEEIGADAVIAVGQEGGGHLGRDDIGTMVLIPRIVDSVSIPVIGSGGIGDGRGWMAAQALGAEGIEMGTRFIATKECVDASPAYIESLLASSEQDTTIIKRTIGAPARALSNEWTKKILQLEAENAGYEGLKTYISGEANCKFIHEGSEDQGFGWGGQVTGMIDDVPSVAELFERMKNEATSIREKWSIR; the protein is encoded by the coding sequence ATGTGGAAAACTAGAGTGACAGAACTATTTGGAATTCAATACCCGATTGTGCAAGGTGGTCTTGCGTATTTAGCGTATGCAGATCTTGCAGCTGCGGTTTCTGAAGCAGGAGGTCTTGGTCAAATAACAGCAATGAGTTTGCCATCTCCCGAAGCATTGAAAGAAGAAATCCGCCGTGTACGTCAAAAAACAACTAAACCATTCAGTGTGAATTTTGCCATTGGTAATCATGGAAGATCATATGAAGCGATGGTGGAAGCGGCACTAGAAGAAGATATTAATATTATCTCGGTTACGGGTGGGAATCCCGCACCTTTATTTGAAATGTTAAAAGGAACTGACGTCAAGAAACTAGTGCTAGTAGCAGCCAGAAGACAAGCGCAAAAGGCTGAAGAAATTGGAGCTGACGCTGTCATAGCAGTTGGGCAAGAAGGCGGGGGACATTTAGGTCGTGATGATATTGGCACGATGGTATTAATTCCGAGGATTGTAGATTCAGTCAGTATACCAGTAATAGGGTCAGGCGGCATTGGTGATGGGCGAGGCTGGATGGCAGCTCAAGCACTCGGAGCAGAGGGAATAGAGATGGGTACACGTTTTATTGCGACGAAAGAATGTGTCGACGCGTCACCTGCTTATATAGAATCCCTTTTGGCGAGTAGCGAGCAAGATACAACGATCATTAAACGTACAATCGGTGCGCCTGCACGTGCATTATCGAATGAATGGACTAAAAAGATTCTGCAGCTAGAAGCAGAAAACGCTGGTTATGAAGGATTAAAAACATATATTAGCGGTGAAGCCAATTGTAAGTTTATTCACGAAGGTTCGGAAGATCAAGGTTTCGGCTGGGGTGGCCAAGTAACCGGTATGATCGATGATGTACCTAGCGTAGCTGAATTGTTTGAACGAATGAAAAACGAAGCGACATCCATACGAGAAAAATGGAGTATCAGATAA
- a CDS encoding UPF0223 family protein, with product MAGYQYPLRAEWSTEEIVKVIDFFTKVEQAYESTIERDEFMRYYRGFKSVVPSMAEEKTLCKEFEESSSYVAFRVVKAAKESQPGELLKVKK from the coding sequence ATGGCAGGTTATCAATATCCGCTACGCGCGGAATGGTCGACAGAAGAAATTGTAAAGGTGATCGACTTTTTTACCAAAGTAGAGCAAGCATACGAATCAACAATCGAGCGAGACGAATTCATGAGGTATTACCGTGGCTTTAAAAGTGTAGTGCCATCCATGGCAGAAGAAAAAACGCTGTGCAAAGAATTCGAGGAAAGTAGTAGCTATGTAGCATTCCGCGTAGTAAAAGCAGCAAAAGAAAGTCAGCCAGGGGAACTACTCAAGGTGAAAAAATAA
- a CDS encoding inositol monophosphatase family protein gives MNLNAIDRYAKSLIKEAGHKIRVSFFSTIDIDSKADANDLVTNIDREVESFFIERVRQDFPEHKMVSEEGFGDKISSLDGVVWFLDPIDGTMNFIHQRRNFAISLGIYVDGVGMLGYIYDVMRDELYHAAKDEGAYFNDERLPQLEITPLEEAIIGINASWVAPNERVENEKIIELITRCRGTRSYGSAAIELAYVSSGRIDAYISMRLAPWDIAGGIVIAQEVGAVATNLEGENPHLLGSDTFIVTRPGLHEEILSKYIRLK, from the coding sequence ATGAATCTTAATGCGATAGATCGATATGCAAAATCGTTAATCAAAGAGGCTGGCCACAAAATACGAGTGTCTTTTTTTAGTACAATTGACATCGATTCAAAGGCAGACGCTAATGATTTGGTTACCAATATCGATAGGGAAGTGGAAAGCTTTTTTATTGAACGGGTAAGACAAGATTTTCCGGAGCATAAAATGGTTTCAGAAGAGGGATTTGGAGATAAGATTTCTTCGCTTGACGGAGTAGTCTGGTTCTTGGATCCAATTGACGGAACGATGAATTTTATCCATCAAAGAAGAAACTTTGCGATTTCATTGGGGATTTATGTAGACGGCGTGGGGATGCTGGGCTACATATATGATGTAATGCGGGATGAGTTATACCATGCGGCGAAAGATGAGGGGGCTTATTTTAATGATGAGCGACTTCCGCAGCTGGAAATCACACCACTTGAAGAAGCAATTATTGGTATCAATGCTAGTTGGGTTGCGCCAAATGAACGAGTGGAAAATGAAAAAATAATCGAACTTATCACTCGTTGTCGTGGAACGCGATCATACGGTTCAGCGGCGATTGAGCTAGCATATGTATCATCTGGAAGAATTGACGCGTATATATCTATGCGACTAGCGCCTTGGGATATTGCTGGAGGGATCGTCATTGCACAAGAAGTAGGAGCTGTGGCGACGAATTTAGAGGGCGAAAACCCACATCTTCTTGGATCTGACACATTTATTGTCACACGTCCAGGATTGCATGAGGAGATTTTATCGAAATACATCCGACTAAAATAA
- a CDS encoding YktB family protein has product MQSYWSSNDFDVFTIDGLDNRMKALQEKIQPKFKDLGNHFAHRLSAHGTGEFFPHVAKHARRTVNPPRDSWVAFAPAKRGYKALPHFQIGLWGTHLFIVLAIIYENPDKKGIAERLEKNLNVLTSLPDDFVVSGDHMKPDAERISEVGNEGLEKLLDRLQTVKKAEFLVGRHLPQEEAAKLNEEQFYEYAEDTFTKLLPVYDVVIHSFD; this is encoded by the coding sequence ATTCAGTCTTATTGGTCATCAAATGATTTCGATGTTTTTACCATTGATGGCTTGGATAATCGCATGAAAGCTTTGCAAGAAAAGATACAACCTAAGTTCAAAGATTTAGGAAATCATTTTGCACACCGCCTTTCCGCACACGGTACGGGTGAGTTTTTTCCACATGTTGCAAAACACGCAAGACGAACTGTAAATCCGCCACGAGATAGCTGGGTGGCATTCGCTCCTGCTAAGAGAGGTTATAAAGCGTTACCTCACTTTCAGATTGGCTTATGGGGCACTCATTTATTCATCGTGCTTGCAATTATTTATGAAAATCCCGATAAAAAAGGGATTGCTGAACGTTTAGAAAAGAACTTGAACGTACTAACTTCTTTACCTGATGATTTTGTGGTATCAGGAGATCACATGAAACCTGATGCCGAGCGTATTAGCGAAGTAGGTAACGAAGGCCTTGAGAAGTTATTGGATCGTCTGCAAACGGTGAAAAAGGCAGAGTTTTTAGTTGGTCGCCATCTACCACAAGAAGAAGCGGCAAAGCTAAATGAGGAGCAATTTTACGAGTATGCAGAAGATACGTTCACGAAGTTATTGCCTGTTTATGATGTAGTTATTCATTCTTTTGATTGA